GGCCATGCCGATCGGGCTGTTCCGGCCGAGCAGGGCGACCGAGATGCCGAGGAAGCCGAGGCCGCTCTGGAAGCTCTGGCCGAAGTAGTACGAGTTCTGCAGCAGCTCGGGCAGACCGATCAGACCGGCCAGACCGCCGGAGACGGCCATCGAGATCATGACCATCTTCCGGACGTTCACACCCGACGCGGTGGCGGCGCTCTCCGAGCGGCCGGTGGCGCGCAGATCGAAGCCGAAGCGGGTGCGGGTCAGCACGAACTGGAAGGCCACGCCGACCAGGATGGCGATGAACAGGAAGCCCCAGAGGGTGCCACCGGCCGTGCTGATCGAGAAGAAGTGGCTGGACTGAGAGACCGGGTTGGTCTGGATCGAGTTGCTGGTGGCGCCCACCTTCGGGGCGAAGATGCCCGGGACCAGCAGCAGACCGACGATCGCGATCGAGATGGCGTTCAGCATGATGGTCGAGATGACCTCGCTGACGCCGCGGTAGACCTTCAGCGCACCGGCGATGGCGGCGTACAGGCCACCGGCCAGCATGGCGGTGATCAGCAGCAGCGGGATCTGGATGACGGCCGGCAGGTCGATCTGGCTGCCGATGTACGCCGTGAACAGCGCCGCGACCCGGTACTGGCCCTCGACGCCGATGTTGAACAGGTTCATCCGGAACCCGAACGCGGCGGCCGCGGCGGCCAGGTAGTAGGTGGTGGCCCGGTTGAGGATCGCCACCTGGCCGTCCGACTTGGTGGCGTACGTGATCATCACGTTCCACGCGTCGAACGGGTTCTTGCCGGAGCTCGCCAGCAGGATCGAGCAGATCGTCACCGAGAGCACGACCGCGAGCACCGGCGCCGCCAGTGCGAGCACGATCCGCTCACCGTTGATCCGCTGCGCCAGGCCGCGCTTGGCGGCGGGGGGGTTGGGACTGGTCATGTGGTTACTCCCCCGCCTGGGCGTCGTCGGCGGTGTCGGTGTGCGGTTGCTCGGCCTCGGTGCCCTCGGCGGCCACGGTCTGGGCCTCGGCGACGGCCTCCGGCTCGGACTCGATGTGGCCGCGGGCCGCACCGGTCATCGCGGTGCCCAGGTCCTCGGCGGTGACGGTGGCCGGGTCGGCGTCGGCGACCAGGCGGCCGCGGTAGATGACCCGGATGGTGTCGGAGAGGCCGATGAGCTCGTCCAGGTCCGCGGAGATCAGCAGCACGGCCAGGCCGTTGCGCTGGGCGACCCGGATGTGCTCCCAGATCTGCGCCTGCGCGCCGACGTCCACACCGCGGGTGGGGTGGGCGGCGATCAGGAGCTTGGGATCGTGGGCCATCTCGCGGCCGATGATCAGCTTCTGCTGGTTGCCGCCGGAGAGGGAGGCCGCGGTGACCTCGATGCCCGGGGTACGGACGTCGAACTCCCGGACGATCCGCCAGGTGTCCTCGCGGGCGGAGGTCGGGTCGAGCAGCGGGCCGTTGGAGTTCGGCTTCTCGGTGACGTGGCCGAGGATCCGGTTCTCCCAGAGCGGGGCCTCCAGCAGCAGGCCGTGCCGGTGGCGGTCCTCGGGGATGTAGCCGATGCCGGCCTCGCGGCGGGCCCGGGTGAGGCTGCCGGAGAGGTCCTTGCCATCGAGGGTGACGGTGCCGGCGTCCAGCGGGAGCATGCCCATGATGGCCTCGACCAGTTCGGCCTGGCCGTTGCCCTCGACGCCGGCGATGCCAAGGATCTCGCCCTTGCGGATGGTGAGCGAGATGTCGTCGAGCACGACGCGCTCGATGCCCTCGGCGTCGGTCTTGGCGATCCGCAGGCCCTGGACGTCGAGCATCTCGGTGCTGGTGACGGTCGACTCGCGGCTCTCCGGGGAGGGCAGCTCGGCGCCGACCATCATCTCGGCGAGCTGGCGGGCGGTGACGGTCTTCGGGTCGGCGTCGCCGACCGTGGTGCCGCGCCGGATCACGCTGATCGCGTCGGCGACCGCCAGCACCTCGTGCAGCTTGTGCGAGATGAAGATGACGGTGACGCCCTCGGACTTGAGGTCGCGCAGGTTGTCGAACAGTGCGTCGACCTCCTGCGGGACGAGCACGGCCGTCGGCTCGTCGAGGATCAGGATCTTGGCGCCGCGGTACAGCACCTTGAGGATCTCGACGCGCTGGCGGTCGGCGACACCGAGGTCCTCGACCAGGACGTCCGGGCGCACGCCCAGGCCGTACTGGTCGGAGATCTCCTTGATCTTCGCCTTCGCCTTGGCGCCGATGCCGTACAGGTGCTCGCCGCCGAGGACGACGTTCTCCCACACCGTGAGGTTGTCGGCGAGCATGAAGTGCTGGTGCACCATGCCGATGCCGCGGGCGATGGCGTCGCCCGGGGTGTGGAACTCGCACTGCTCGCCGTTGATGGCGATGGTGCCCTCGTCCGGCTTCTGCATGCCGTAGAGGATCTTCATCAGCGTCGACTTGCCGGCGCCGTTCTCGCCCATGAGGGCGTGCACGGTGCCGCTGCGGACGGTGAGGTTGATGTCGTGGTTGGCCACGACGCCGGGGAAGCGCTTGGTGATGCCGCGCAGTTCGACGGCCGATGTCGCTGTCCCCGCGGTGGGGTTACCGTCCTTGCGCAGGGGGACGGGATCGGATGCGGTGATGGCGATCTCCTGGTGGTCTGGAGGCGCGGCATTGCGCTGGGAGGGCCAAGGGGAAACGGGGGGACGGAAGGGGCCCGGGGGTACGCGGTTTCCTGCGCACCCTGCCGGGCCCCTCCCGTGATGCTGTGTCAATCATCGCGCTGCCGGGCAGGCGGCAGTCGCAGCAACGTCCGGGACGCGCGCGCCTTACTGGGCCGGCGCGGTCGGAACCGTGGTGGCGCCGGTCTTGATCGCGTTGGCGGCAGCGTCCAGCTGGGACTTGATGTCGTCGATCTTGCCACCGGTGGTGGCGAGCTGGACACCCTCGGCCTTCAGGTCGAACAGCTTGACGCCGGTGAGCGGCTGGTTCTTCTTGACCGAGTCGATGTAGGAGAAGACGGCGTTGTCGACGTTCTTCACCATCGAGGTCAGGATGCTGTTCTTGTACTTCGACAGAGCCGGCTGCGAGGCCTGGTCGGAGTCGACACCGATGGCCAGGGCGCCCTGCTTGTTGGCGACGGCCTCGATGGCGCCGTTGCCGGAGGAACCGGCGGCGGAGTAGATGACGTCCGCGCCCTTGTCGAGCTGACCCTGGGCGGCCTCCTTGCCCTTGTCGGGCGAGGCGAAGCCGGAGAAGTCCGGAGGCGTGGTGAGGTAGGTGGTCTCGACCGTGATGTTCGGGTCGA
The nucleotide sequence above comes from Streptomyces kaniharaensis. Encoded proteins:
- a CDS encoding ABC transporter permease is translated as MTSPNPPAAKRGLAQRINGERIVLALAAPVLAVVLSVTICSILLASSGKNPFDAWNVMITYATKSDGQVAILNRATTYYLAAAAAAFGFRMNLFNIGVEGQYRVAALFTAYIGSQIDLPAVIQIPLLLITAMLAGGLYAAIAGALKVYRGVSEVISTIMLNAISIAIVGLLLVPGIFAPKVGATSNSIQTNPVSQSSHFFSISTAGGTLWGFLFIAILVGVAFQFVLTRTRFGFDLRATGRSESAATASGVNVRKMVMISMAVSGGLAGLIGLPELLQNSYYFGQSFQSGLGFLGISVALLGRNSPIGMAFAALLFAFLDSTGSQLPLPKNGGFPFEIVAVMQGTIVICVVVAYELVRRYGLKRQQQKVGAQLAAQLAATEKKEVSA
- a CDS encoding ABC transporter ATP-binding protein is translated as MANHDINLTVRSGTVHALMGENGAGKSTLMKILYGMQKPDEGTIAINGEQCEFHTPGDAIARGIGMVHQHFMLADNLTVWENVVLGGEHLYGIGAKAKAKIKEISDQYGLGVRPDVLVEDLGVADRQRVEILKVLYRGAKILILDEPTAVLVPQEVDALFDNLRDLKSEGVTVIFISHKLHEVLAVADAISVIRRGTTVGDADPKTVTARQLAEMMVGAELPSPESRESTVTSTEMLDVQGLRIAKTDAEGIERVVLDDISLTIRKGEILGIAGVEGNGQAELVEAIMGMLPLDAGTVTLDGKDLSGSLTRARREAGIGYIPEDRHRHGLLLEAPLWENRILGHVTEKPNSNGPLLDPTSAREDTWRIVREFDVRTPGIEVTAASLSGGNQQKLIIGREMAHDPKLLIAAHPTRGVDVGAQAQIWEHIRVAQRNGLAVLLISADLDELIGLSDTIRVIYRGRLVADADPATVTAEDLGTAMTGAARGHIESEPEAVAEAQTVAAEGTEAEQPHTDTADDAQAGE